One genomic segment of Vulpes vulpes isolate BD-2025 chromosome 2, VulVul3, whole genome shotgun sequence includes these proteins:
- the ADAMTS13 gene encoding A disintegrin and metalloproteinase with thrombospondin motifs 13 isoform X8, whose protein sequence is MREPRPWGRCVGAILTSVFFLLGCWGLSDFQQQFLKALDPEEVTSYFGPEATLKAPPFDVAPLSCICEDGPGVPPCQALSCSLHIWGQLFTISFPPEWSLFTTSFTSELVLNASLQLLRRLPHLCFLGGRPLLPLGAAARVTYCSGHLEGDILVGADLFHIQPVKMQHRELVPPWALAQPHLIHRPFPKVPMAPEALNTIRGHPRSPRLRRWVAGSVLHLELLVAVGPDVYQAHQEDTERYVLTNLNMGSELLRDPSLGAQFQVHLVKMVILTQPEDAPNITANITASLLSVCEWSRTVNPEDDTDPGHADLVLYITRFDLELPDGNRQVRGVTQLGGTCSSSWSCVITEDTGFDLGVTIAHEIGHSLGLEHDGVAGSSCKPSSHVMGSQDRAASHGDLSWSACSRQQLLHLLSAGRLRCLGDLPEPQAGAAGRLPQAQPGLLYGTDEQCRVAFGAGAVACTFTREHLDMCQALSCHTDPLDQSSCSRLLIPLLDGTECGVQKWCSKGHCRSLAELSPVGVVHGQWSSWGPPSPCSRSCGGGVVTRRRHCNNPRPAFGGHVCVGADLQAEMCNTQACEKTQLEFMSEQCSQTDRKPLYLTPGNASFYRWGSAEQYSQGDALCRHMCRAIGEAFIVRRGESFLDGTRCVPSGQREDGTLSLCMLGSCKTFGCDGRMDSQQVRDVCQVCGGDNSTCSPQNGSFTAGRAREYVTFLTVTRNLTSVHITNRRPLFTHLAVRIRGHYIVAGNSSISPSTTYPSLLEDSRVEYRVTLTEDRLPRLEEISIQGPIQEDMEIQVYRRYGEEYGDLARPDITFTYFEPKQPQAWAWVAVRGSCSVSCGAGRRWVTYSCLDQARNVWVEAARCEGSQQPAAWSESCAPRPCPPQQEASDACTTACGADLASQNVTCVHRVAGLETLAMAGPCSTDEKLPALKPCVATACPPGQGYPDLQSLEEEKEATSPSGSAGLGARTTHMWTPLAGPCSASCGQGLTELNFMCMDSALGTPVREELCDLESKPGSRQEVCQAAPCPAWWRYKLAACSVSCGGGFAQRMLYCARAHGEDKDEEILPDNQCQGLPRPEQQEACSPDPCPPRWKIMSLGPCSASCGFGTATRSVACVQLSQGQDIEVDGAACAALVRPQASIPCILAYCTYRWHVSTWTQCSVSCGDGIQRRRKACLGPQAQAPVLADFCQHLHKPATVRGCWAGPCGGQVTPRPAPNEEATAPDQATAGASPEWPQTRAHLLSPAPPLQRLLPGSQENPAESSACGRQHLEPMGTIDMRGPGRADCAVAIGRPLGEVVTLQVLESSLSCSAGDVLLLWDRLMWKKTCGKLSGMTFSSKTNTLVVRQRRVRLEGGVVLQYRSQPAPGAPHRECDMQLFGPWGEIVSPSMGADGRNSGGCRIFINVAPQARIAIHALATDGTGTGASYVLIRDIHSLKTVTFRGQQALYWESEGSQAEMEFSQGFLEAHASLRGQYWTLQSRVQEPGWAEP, encoded by the exons ATGAGGGAGCCTCGCCCCTGGGGGAGATGTGTGGGGGCAATTCTCACATCTGTCTTCTTTCTCCTGGGCTGCTGGGGACTCTCCGATTTCCAGCAG CAATTTCTTAAGGCTTTGGACCCGGAGGAAGTGACTTCTTATTTTGGCCCTGAAGCTACCTTAAAAG CACCCCCATTTGACGTGGCCCCGCTCAGCTGCATCTGTGAAGATGGGCCCGGGGTGCCTccctgccaggccctgagctgctCCCTGCACATCTGGGGACAGCTCTTCACCATCTCCTTCCCGCCTGAATGGAGCCTCTTTACCACCTCCTTCACCAGCGAGCTCGTCCTGAACGCCTCCCTCCAACTCCTGAGGCGGCTGCCCCATCTCTGCTTCTTGGGGGGccgccccctgctgcccctggggGCCGCGGCCAGGGTCACTTACTGCTCAGGCCACTTG GAGGGTGACATCCTGGTGGGTGCAGACCTGTTCCACATCCAGCCAGTGAAGATGCAGCACCGGGAGCTGGTGCCACCCTGGGCTCTTGCCCAGCCCCACCTGATCCACAGGCCTTTCCCCAAGGTCCCCATGGCCCCCGAGGCCCTTAACACCATCCGAG GCCATCCTCGGTCCCCTCGCCTCCGGAGATGGGTTGCTGGGAGTGTCCTACAcctggagctgctggtggccGTGGGCCCCGACGTCTATCAGGCTCACCAGGAGGACACTGAGCGTTATGTGCTAACTAACCTCAACATG GGGTCAGAGCTGCTGAGGGACCcatccctgggggctcagttccAAGTGCATCTGGTGAAAATGGTCATTCTGACCCAGCCCGAG GATGCTCCGAACATCACGGCCAACATCACGGCATCACTGCTGAGTGTCTGTGAGTGGAGCAGGACAGTCAACCCTGAGGATGACACAGATCCTGGCCATGCCGACCTGGTCCTCTACATCACCAG ATTTGATCTGGAGTTGCCTGATGGTAACCGGCAGGTTCGGGGAGTCACCCAGCTGGGGGGCACTTGCTCATCTTCCTGGAGCTGCGTCATCACTGAGGATACTGGCTTTGACCTGGGGGTCACCATCGCTCATGAGATCGGTCACAG CCTGGGCCTGGAGCACGACGGTGTGGCCGGCAGCAGCTGCAAGCCCAGCAGCCACGTGATGGGCTCCCAGGACCGAGCAGCCTCCCATGGGGACCTCTCGTGGTCTGCCTGCAGCCGCCAGCAACTGCTGCATCTGCTCAG CGCAGGACGGTTGCGCTGCCTGGGGGACCTGCCAGAGCCACAGGCTGGGGCCGCCGGGCGCCTTCCCCAGGCGCAGCCTGGCCTTCTGTATGGCACGGACGAGCAGTGCCGCGTCGCCTTCGGCGCTGGGGCAGTGGCCTGCACCTTCACCAGGGAGCATCTC gacatgtgccaggctctgtcctgCCACACGGATCCCCTGGACCAAAGCAGCTGTAGCCGCCTCCTCATCCCTCTCCTGGATGGGACAGAGTGCGGCGTGCAGAAG TGGTGCTCCAAGGGTCACTGCCGCTCCCTGGCAGAGCTGAGCCCAGTGGGGGTGGTGCACGGGCAGTGGTCTAGCTGGGGTCCCCCCAGCCCTTGCTCCCGCTCCTGCGGAGGAGGTGTGGTCACCAGGAGGCGGCACTGCAACAACCCCAG GCCTGCCTTTGGAGGGCATGTGTGCGTGGGTGCTGACCTCCAGGCGGAGATGTGCAACACCCAG GCCTGTGAGAAGACCCAGCTGGAGTTCATGTCTGAGCAGTGCTCGCAGACGGACAGGAAACCGCTCTACCTGACCCCGGGGAATGCCTCCTTCTACCGCTGGGGCTCCGCTGAGCAGTACAGTCAAG GCGATGCTCTGTGCAGACACATGTGCCGGGCCATTGGCGAGGCCTTCATTGTGAGGCGTGGGGAAAGTTTCCTAGATGGGACCCGGTGTGTGCCAAGTGGTCAGCGGGAGGACGGGACCCTGAGCTTGTGCATGTTGGGCAGCTGCAAG ACATTCGGCTGTGATGGCAGGATGGACTCCCAACAGGTGCGAGACGTGTGCCAGGTGTGCGGAGGGGACAATAGCACCTGTAGCCCACAGAACGGCTCTTTCACAGCTGGAAGGGCCAGAG AATATGTCACGTTCTTGACAGTTACCCGCAACCTGACCAGTGTACACATCACCAACCGGAGGCCTCTCTTCACACACTTGG cggTGCGGATCCGAGGGCACTACATCGTGGCTGGGAATTCCAGCATCTCTCCCAGCACCACCTACCCCTCCCTCCTGGAGGACAGCCGTGTGGAGTACAGAGTGACCCTCACTGAGGACCGGCTGCCTCGCCTGGAGGAGATCTCCATCCAGGGACCCATCCAGGAAGACATGGAGATCCAG GTTTACAGGCGCTACGGGGAGGAGTATGGTGACCTTGCACGCCCAGACATCACCTTCACCTACTTCGAGCCTAAGCAGCcacaggcctgggcctgggtcgCCGTGCGGGGGTCCTGCTCGGTGAGCTGTGGGGCAG gACGGCGCTGGGTGACCTACAGCTGTCTGGACCAGGCCAGGAACGTGTGGGTGGAGGCTGCCCGGTGCGAAGggagccagcagccagcagcgTGGTCAGAGTCCTgcgcccccaggccctgccccccacA GCAGGAGGCATCGGATGCATGCACAACAGCCTGTGGAGCAGACCTGGCATCACAGAATGTGACGTGTGTGCACAGGGTAGCTGGCCTGGAGACACTGGCCATGGCTGGACCCTGCTCCACAGATGAGAAGCTGCCTGCCCTCAAGCCCTGTGTGGCCACGGCATGTCCTCCGGGACAGGGTTAT CCAGACCTCCAGTctctggaggaggagaaggaggccaCATCCCCATCAGGAAGTGCTGGGCTGGGGGCTCGCACCACACACATGTGGACCCCCCTGGCGGGGCCATGCTCTGCCTCCTGTGGTCAAG GCCTGACGGAGCTGAACTTCATGTGTATGGACTCTGCCCTGGGAACCCCTGTCCGGGAAGAGCTATGTGACCTGGAAAGCAAGCCTGGGAGCCGGCAGGAGGTCTGCCAGGCTGCCCCATGCCCGGCTTG GTGGAGGTACAAGCTGGCTGCATGCAGTGTGAGCTGTGGAGGAGGGTTTGCGCAGAGGATGCTATATTGTGCACGGGCTCACGGGGAGGACAAGGACGAGGAGATCCTGCCAGATAACCAGTGCCAGGGGCTGCCTCGTCCAGAGCAGCAGGAAGCCTGCAGCCCAGATCCCTGCCCACCCAG GTGGAAAATCATGTCCCTCGGCCCATGCTCAGCCAGCTGTGGCTTTGGCACTGCCACACGTTCTGTGGCCTGTGTGCAGCTCAGCCAAGGCCAGGACATTGAGGTGGATGGGGCAGCCTGTGCGGCTCTGGTTCGGCCTCAGGCCAGCATCCCCTGCATCCTCGCCTATTGCACCTACCGGTGGCATGTCAGCACCTGGACACAG TGCTCTGTCTCCTGCGGAGATGGCATCCAGCGCAGGCGTAAGGCCTGCCTTGGACCCCAGGCCCAGGCACCTGTGCTGGCTGACTTCTGCCAGCACTTGCACAAGCCAGCCACCGTGCGGGGCTGCTGGGCCGGGCCCTGTGGTGGGCAGGTGACTCCCAGGCCAGCACCCAACGAGGAAGCCACTGCTCCAGACCAGGCCACTGCTGGTGCCTCTCCGGAGTGGCCTCAGACCCGGGCCCACCttctctccccagcacccccactTCAGAGgcttctgcctgggtctcaggAAAACCCAGCTGAGTCCA GTGCCTGTGGCCGGCAGCATCTTGAGCCAATGGGAACCATTGACATGCGAGGCCCAGGGCGGGCTGACTGTGCAGTGGCCATTGGGCGGCCCCTGGGTGAGGTGGTGACCCTCCAAGTCCTCGAGAGTTCCCTCAGCTGTAGTGCTG GGGATGTGTTGCTGCTTTGGGACAGGCTCATGTGGAAGAAGACGTGCGGGAAGCTATCTGGCATGACTTTCAGCTCCAAGACCAACACGCTGGTGGTGAGGCAGCGCCGCGTGCGGCTGGAAGGCGGGGTTGTGCTGCAGTACAGGAGCCagcctgcaccgggagccccccACCGAG AGTGTGACATGCAGCTCTTCGGACCCTGGGGGGAAATCGTGAGCCCCTCCATGGGTGCTGATGGGAGGAACTCAGGGGGCTGCCGCATCTTCATTAATGTGGCCCCACAGGCCCGAATTGCCATCCATGCCCTGGCCACTGATGGCACAGGAACCGGTGCCAGCTATGTCTTG ATCCGGGACATCCACAGCCTGAAGACGGTGACATTCCGTGGGCAGCAGGCACTCTACTGGGAGTCGGAGGGAAGCCAGGCTGAGATGGAGTTTAGCCAGGGCTTCCTGGAGGCGCATGCCAGCCTGCGAGGCCAGTACTGGACCCTCCAATCTAGAGTGCAGGAACCTGGCTGGGCTGAGCCCTAG
- the ADAMTS13 gene encoding A disintegrin and metalloproteinase with thrombospondin motifs 13 isoform X14 has product MREPRPWGRCVGAILTSVFFLLGCWGLSDFQQQFLKALDPEEVTSYFGPEATLKAPPFDVAPLSCICEDGPGVPPCQALSCSLHIWGQLFTISFPPEWSLFTTSFTSELVLNASLQLLRRLPHLCFLGGRPLLPLGAAARVTYCSGHLEGDILVGADLFHIQPVKMQHRELVPPWALAQPHLIHRPFPKVPMAPEALNTIRGHPRSPRLRRWVAGSVLHLELLVAVGPDVYQAHQEDTERYVLTNLNMGSELLRDPSLGAQFQVHLVKMVILTQPEDAPNITANITASLLSVCEWSRTVNPEDDTDPGHADLVLYITRFDLELPDGNRQVRGVTQLGGTCSSSWSCVITEDTGFDLGVTIAHEIGHSLGLEHDGVAGSSCKPSSHVMGSQDRAASHGDLSWSACSRQQLLHLLSAGRLRCLGDLPEPQAGAAGRLPQAQPGLLYGTDEQCRVAFGAGAVACTFTREHLDMCQALSCHTDPLDQSSCSRLLIPLLDGTECGVQKWCSKGHCRSLAELSPVGVVHGQWSSWGPPSPCSRSCGGGVVTRRRHCNNPRPAFGGHVCVGADLQAEMCNTQACEKTQLEFMSEQCSQTDRKPLYLTPGNASFYRWGSAEQYSQGDALCRHMCRAIGEAFIVRRGESFLDGTRCVPSGQREDGTLSLCMLGSCKTFGCDGRMDSQQVRDVCQVCGGDNSTCSPQNGSFTAGRAREYVTFLTVTRNLTSVHITNRRPLFTHLAVRIRGHYIVAGNSSISPSTTYPSLLEDSRVEYRVTLTEDRLPRLEEISIQGPIQEDMEIQVYRRYGEEYGDLARPDITFTYFEPKQPQAWAWVAVRGSCSVSCGAGRRWVTYSCLDQARNVWVEAARCEGSQQPAAWSESCAPRPCPPQQEASDACTTACGADLASQNVTCVHRVAGLETLAMAGPCSTDEKLPALKPCVATACPPGQGYPDLQSLEEEKEATSPSGSAGLGARTTHMWTPLAGPCSASCGQGLTELNFMCMDSALGTPVREELCDLESKPGSRQEVCQAAPCPAWWKIMSLGPCSASCGFGTATRSVACVQLSQGQDIEVDGAACAALVRPQASIPCILAYCTYRWHVSTWTQCSVSCGDGIQRRRKACLGPQAQAPVLADFCQHLHKPATVRGCWAGPCGGQVTPRPAPNEEATAPDQATAGASPEWPQTRAHLLSPAPPLQRLLPGSQENPAESSACGRQHLEPMGTIDMRGPGRADCAVAIGRPLGEVVTLQVLESSLSCSAGDVLLLWDRLMWKKTCGKLSGMTFSSKTNTLVVRQRRVRLEGGVVLQYRSQPAPGAPHRECDMQLFGPWGEIVSPSMGADGRNSGGCRIFINVAPQARIAIHALATDGTGTGASYVLIRDIHSLKTVTFRGQQALYWESEGSQAEMEFSQGFLEAHASLRGQYWTLQSRVQEPGWAEP; this is encoded by the exons ATGAGGGAGCCTCGCCCCTGGGGGAGATGTGTGGGGGCAATTCTCACATCTGTCTTCTTTCTCCTGGGCTGCTGGGGACTCTCCGATTTCCAGCAG CAATTTCTTAAGGCTTTGGACCCGGAGGAAGTGACTTCTTATTTTGGCCCTGAAGCTACCTTAAAAG CACCCCCATTTGACGTGGCCCCGCTCAGCTGCATCTGTGAAGATGGGCCCGGGGTGCCTccctgccaggccctgagctgctCCCTGCACATCTGGGGACAGCTCTTCACCATCTCCTTCCCGCCTGAATGGAGCCTCTTTACCACCTCCTTCACCAGCGAGCTCGTCCTGAACGCCTCCCTCCAACTCCTGAGGCGGCTGCCCCATCTCTGCTTCTTGGGGGGccgccccctgctgcccctggggGCCGCGGCCAGGGTCACTTACTGCTCAGGCCACTTG GAGGGTGACATCCTGGTGGGTGCAGACCTGTTCCACATCCAGCCAGTGAAGATGCAGCACCGGGAGCTGGTGCCACCCTGGGCTCTTGCCCAGCCCCACCTGATCCACAGGCCTTTCCCCAAGGTCCCCATGGCCCCCGAGGCCCTTAACACCATCCGAG GCCATCCTCGGTCCCCTCGCCTCCGGAGATGGGTTGCTGGGAGTGTCCTACAcctggagctgctggtggccGTGGGCCCCGACGTCTATCAGGCTCACCAGGAGGACACTGAGCGTTATGTGCTAACTAACCTCAACATG GGGTCAGAGCTGCTGAGGGACCcatccctgggggctcagttccAAGTGCATCTGGTGAAAATGGTCATTCTGACCCAGCCCGAG GATGCTCCGAACATCACGGCCAACATCACGGCATCACTGCTGAGTGTCTGTGAGTGGAGCAGGACAGTCAACCCTGAGGATGACACAGATCCTGGCCATGCCGACCTGGTCCTCTACATCACCAG ATTTGATCTGGAGTTGCCTGATGGTAACCGGCAGGTTCGGGGAGTCACCCAGCTGGGGGGCACTTGCTCATCTTCCTGGAGCTGCGTCATCACTGAGGATACTGGCTTTGACCTGGGGGTCACCATCGCTCATGAGATCGGTCACAG CCTGGGCCTGGAGCACGACGGTGTGGCCGGCAGCAGCTGCAAGCCCAGCAGCCACGTGATGGGCTCCCAGGACCGAGCAGCCTCCCATGGGGACCTCTCGTGGTCTGCCTGCAGCCGCCAGCAACTGCTGCATCTGCTCAG CGCAGGACGGTTGCGCTGCCTGGGGGACCTGCCAGAGCCACAGGCTGGGGCCGCCGGGCGCCTTCCCCAGGCGCAGCCTGGCCTTCTGTATGGCACGGACGAGCAGTGCCGCGTCGCCTTCGGCGCTGGGGCAGTGGCCTGCACCTTCACCAGGGAGCATCTC gacatgtgccaggctctgtcctgCCACACGGATCCCCTGGACCAAAGCAGCTGTAGCCGCCTCCTCATCCCTCTCCTGGATGGGACAGAGTGCGGCGTGCAGAAG TGGTGCTCCAAGGGTCACTGCCGCTCCCTGGCAGAGCTGAGCCCAGTGGGGGTGGTGCACGGGCAGTGGTCTAGCTGGGGTCCCCCCAGCCCTTGCTCCCGCTCCTGCGGAGGAGGTGTGGTCACCAGGAGGCGGCACTGCAACAACCCCAG GCCTGCCTTTGGAGGGCATGTGTGCGTGGGTGCTGACCTCCAGGCGGAGATGTGCAACACCCAG GCCTGTGAGAAGACCCAGCTGGAGTTCATGTCTGAGCAGTGCTCGCAGACGGACAGGAAACCGCTCTACCTGACCCCGGGGAATGCCTCCTTCTACCGCTGGGGCTCCGCTGAGCAGTACAGTCAAG GCGATGCTCTGTGCAGACACATGTGCCGGGCCATTGGCGAGGCCTTCATTGTGAGGCGTGGGGAAAGTTTCCTAGATGGGACCCGGTGTGTGCCAAGTGGTCAGCGGGAGGACGGGACCCTGAGCTTGTGCATGTTGGGCAGCTGCAAG ACATTCGGCTGTGATGGCAGGATGGACTCCCAACAGGTGCGAGACGTGTGCCAGGTGTGCGGAGGGGACAATAGCACCTGTAGCCCACAGAACGGCTCTTTCACAGCTGGAAGGGCCAGAG AATATGTCACGTTCTTGACAGTTACCCGCAACCTGACCAGTGTACACATCACCAACCGGAGGCCTCTCTTCACACACTTGG cggTGCGGATCCGAGGGCACTACATCGTGGCTGGGAATTCCAGCATCTCTCCCAGCACCACCTACCCCTCCCTCCTGGAGGACAGCCGTGTGGAGTACAGAGTGACCCTCACTGAGGACCGGCTGCCTCGCCTGGAGGAGATCTCCATCCAGGGACCCATCCAGGAAGACATGGAGATCCAG GTTTACAGGCGCTACGGGGAGGAGTATGGTGACCTTGCACGCCCAGACATCACCTTCACCTACTTCGAGCCTAAGCAGCcacaggcctgggcctgggtcgCCGTGCGGGGGTCCTGCTCGGTGAGCTGTGGGGCAG gACGGCGCTGGGTGACCTACAGCTGTCTGGACCAGGCCAGGAACGTGTGGGTGGAGGCTGCCCGGTGCGAAGggagccagcagccagcagcgTGGTCAGAGTCCTgcgcccccaggccctgccccccacA GCAGGAGGCATCGGATGCATGCACAACAGCCTGTGGAGCAGACCTGGCATCACAGAATGTGACGTGTGTGCACAGGGTAGCTGGCCTGGAGACACTGGCCATGGCTGGACCCTGCTCCACAGATGAGAAGCTGCCTGCCCTCAAGCCCTGTGTGGCCACGGCATGTCCTCCGGGACAGGGTTAT CCAGACCTCCAGTctctggaggaggagaaggaggccaCATCCCCATCAGGAAGTGCTGGGCTGGGGGCTCGCACCACACACATGTGGACCCCCCTGGCGGGGCCATGCTCTGCCTCCTGTGGTCAAG GCCTGACGGAGCTGAACTTCATGTGTATGGACTCTGCCCTGGGAACCCCTGTCCGGGAAGAGCTATGTGACCTGGAAAGCAAGCCTGGGAGCCGGCAGGAGGTCTGCCAGGCTGCCCCATGCCCGGCTTG GTGGAAAATCATGTCCCTCGGCCCATGCTCAGCCAGCTGTGGCTTTGGCACTGCCACACGTTCTGTGGCCTGTGTGCAGCTCAGCCAAGGCCAGGACATTGAGGTGGATGGGGCAGCCTGTGCGGCTCTGGTTCGGCCTCAGGCCAGCATCCCCTGCATCCTCGCCTATTGCACCTACCGGTGGCATGTCAGCACCTGGACACAG TGCTCTGTCTCCTGCGGAGATGGCATCCAGCGCAGGCGTAAGGCCTGCCTTGGACCCCAGGCCCAGGCACCTGTGCTGGCTGACTTCTGCCAGCACTTGCACAAGCCAGCCACCGTGCGGGGCTGCTGGGCCGGGCCCTGTGGTGGGCAGGTGACTCCCAGGCCAGCACCCAACGAGGAAGCCACTGCTCCAGACCAGGCCACTGCTGGTGCCTCTCCGGAGTGGCCTCAGACCCGGGCCCACCttctctccccagcacccccactTCAGAGgcttctgcctgggtctcaggAAAACCCAGCTGAGTCCA GTGCCTGTGGCCGGCAGCATCTTGAGCCAATGGGAACCATTGACATGCGAGGCCCAGGGCGGGCTGACTGTGCAGTGGCCATTGGGCGGCCCCTGGGTGAGGTGGTGACCCTCCAAGTCCTCGAGAGTTCCCTCAGCTGTAGTGCTG GGGATGTGTTGCTGCTTTGGGACAGGCTCATGTGGAAGAAGACGTGCGGGAAGCTATCTGGCATGACTTTCAGCTCCAAGACCAACACGCTGGTGGTGAGGCAGCGCCGCGTGCGGCTGGAAGGCGGGGTTGTGCTGCAGTACAGGAGCCagcctgcaccgggagccccccACCGAG AGTGTGACATGCAGCTCTTCGGACCCTGGGGGGAAATCGTGAGCCCCTCCATGGGTGCTGATGGGAGGAACTCAGGGGGCTGCCGCATCTTCATTAATGTGGCCCCACAGGCCCGAATTGCCATCCATGCCCTGGCCACTGATGGCACAGGAACCGGTGCCAGCTATGTCTTG ATCCGGGACATCCACAGCCTGAAGACGGTGACATTCCGTGGGCAGCAGGCACTCTACTGGGAGTCGGAGGGAAGCCAGGCTGAGATGGAGTTTAGCCAGGGCTTCCTGGAGGCGCATGCCAGCCTGCGAGGCCAGTACTGGACCCTCCAATCTAGAGTGCAGGAACCTGGCTGGGCTGAGCCCTAG